The proteins below come from a single Parachlamydiales bacterium genomic window:
- the aroC gene encoding chorismate synthase translates to MASNSFGTVFKITTWGESHGKAIGVVIDGCPAGLEICEDDINEALALRAPGKSSYTSPRKESDKAEILSGTFEGKTTGTPLSIIIPNHDADPSKYEPIKDMLRPGHANFTYLEKYGIFDHLGGGRASARETACRVAAGAVAKKLLQHYNIHIAAYVKQIGEIETATYQGCTQALIKATYQSPIYCYDSQAVEAMTAALEKAKEEGDSLGGIVEFIVHPLPAGLGDPIYQKLEANLAHALMSLPASKGFEIGSGFSAAAMNGSDHNDHYAIENDKVITTSNHAGGTLGGISTGMPLIGKVAFKPTSSIKIPQPTLTKSNENASFQLPPGSRHDPCVAIRAVPIVEAMVAIVLADAILLNRCSRL, encoded by the coding sequence ATGGCTAGCAATTCTTTCGGTACAGTTTTCAAAATTACTACCTGGGGCGAATCCCACGGCAAAGCTATTGGCGTCGTTATCGACGGATGCCCTGCCGGTCTTGAAATTTGCGAGGATGATATCAATGAAGCCCTTGCCCTACGTGCACCGGGTAAATCTTCCTACACTTCTCCCAGAAAAGAGAGCGATAAAGCAGAAATCCTTTCAGGTACCTTCGAAGGAAAAACAACCGGCACCCCGCTATCCATCATTATTCCTAATCACGATGCAGACCCCAGTAAATACGAACCTATCAAAGACATGCTGCGGCCAGGTCACGCTAATTTCACCTATCTTGAAAAATACGGAATTTTCGACCACCTGGGCGGTGGAAGGGCCTCCGCCCGAGAAACAGCTTGCCGCGTTGCTGCAGGCGCTGTAGCAAAAAAGCTCCTCCAACACTACAACATCCACATTGCTGCTTACGTTAAACAAATCGGCGAAATAGAGACAGCAACCTATCAAGGATGCACTCAAGCCCTCATTAAAGCTACCTACCAAAGCCCCATTTACTGTTATGACAGTCAAGCAGTCGAAGCAATGACTGCAGCTCTTGAAAAGGCCAAAGAAGAGGGAGATTCCCTGGGAGGTATTGTAGAATTTATAGTACATCCACTCCCTGCAGGTTTAGGAGACCCCATCTATCAGAAGCTTGAAGCCAACCTTGCCCATGCTTTGATGTCCCTACCAGCTTCTAAGGGGTTTGAAATAGGCTCCGGATTTAGCGCTGCCGCCATGAACGGATCGGATCATAACGACCACTATGCAATAGAAAATGATAAGGTGATCACAACATCAAATCATGCAGGCGGAACTCTGGGTGGGATCTCTACAGGCATGCCCCTCATTGGAAAAGTCGCTTTTAAGCCCACCTCCAGCATAAAAATACCACAGCCCACTCTGACAAAATCTAATGAAAATGCCTCCTTTCAGCTTCCGCCCGGTTCACGCCATGATCCTTGCGTTGCCATCCGCGCAGTACCTATAGTAGAAGCTATGGTCGCTATTGTCCTTGCGGATGCTATCCTATTAAACAGGTGTTCACGTTTATGA
- a CDS encoding shikimate kinase, whose protein sequence is MNIILCGLHQSGKTTVGNALAKELGYHFIDTDHLIEEEYARTKGHKSNCRTISLKEGEDFFRQLESRCILQLNTVNQSVIALGGGSLISPDNQKIISSLGTVYYLKTPPDILWERIQVNGLPSFLDPEQPKISFLAMIEKRIPIYEQSAHFVIENNLPTVGDVVAEIIRTLHNG, encoded by the coding sequence ATGAACATTATCCTTTGCGGACTGCATCAAAGCGGTAAAACTACGGTTGGTAATGCCTTAGCAAAGGAACTCGGCTATCATTTCATCGATACAGACCATCTTATCGAGGAAGAGTATGCCCGAACAAAAGGGCATAAATCTAACTGCCGTACTATCAGCCTGAAAGAAGGGGAAGATTTCTTCAGGCAACTAGAGTCCCGCTGTATTTTGCAGCTTAATACGGTGAATCAAAGTGTGATTGCGCTGGGAGGAGGAAGCTTGATTTCCCCCGACAATCAAAAGATAATAAGCTCTTTAGGAACTGTTTATTATCTAAAAACTCCTCCTGATATTCTTTGGGAAAGAATTCAAGTAAATGGTCTTCCTTCCTTCTTAGATCCTGAGCAGCCTAAAATCTCTTTCCTTGCAATGATCGAAAAGCGTATACCCATTTACGAACAGTCTGCCCACTTTGTAATAGAGAATAACCTGCCCACAGTCGGGGACGTTGTAGCTGAAATCATAAGGACACTCCACAATGGCTAG
- the thrA gene encoding bifunctional aspartate kinase/homoserine dehydrogenase I, translating into MRKILKFGGSSVGSIDRIKRVIDIVKAAQLECSFVAIVVSAFGGVTDHLVSASKQAASGKEEYKNSLLELVERHLTAAHALIAPAYLTEALKVLETKFHELSNVLEGIYLIHELSPKTMDLIMSFGERLCAFIIYNAALPDIPQAQYLDARDLIKTDRSFNAGQVDFEKTNHNIRQYFEASNSLNIITGFIASSKENETTTLGRGGSDYTAAIFGAALGVNVIEIWTDVDGVMTADPRKEPFAFTIPEMSYKEAMEMSYFGAKVIHPPTIVPALEKNIPLLIKNSLTPTSSGTFISSTASKNNAAICGISSIDNVVLLSVQGGGMVGVCGIAKRLFGALAEKNINIILISQGSSEHSICFAVSAAYGDSAKEAIEKEFSLEMRAHMIEDVIMEKNLSVIAIVGENMRMSTGTAGKLFSALGKNGINIIAIAQGSSELNITVVVKKEDEVKAIRAIHEGFFLSKKATVNVFLIGTGLIGKALLENIHNHSRIDYEERNLDIHLIGIANSSHMVFNTQGIPLDNWNDLLDHSTEKMHIKHFIEKMQHQNTVNAVFVDCTSSQDITDHYEDILDTNISIVTPNKKANSGSYENYKKLNKLSSKKGVDFSYGSNVGAGLPIISTIDELVRSGDKVTKIEAILSGTLSFLFNTFTTETHFSETLKNAQEQGFTEPDPRDDLNGMDVARKLLILARECGYPLEISDILIEKIVPEEYLQAPSVAEFYSKLKSYDHKMSEKLLQAKQAGKVLRYVAKFENGKGKVSLEELGVDHPFYHLSKNDNIIAITSNFYKDTPLVIKGQGAGATVTAGKIFGDIVRIGLEQI; encoded by the coding sequence ATGCGAAAAATCCTTAAATTTGGTGGCTCTTCTGTTGGCTCTATCGATAGAATCAAACGTGTCATTGATATTGTCAAAGCAGCTCAACTTGAATGTTCATTTGTAGCAATTGTCGTTTCAGCTTTTGGGGGAGTTACCGACCATCTTGTCTCTGCCAGTAAACAGGCTGCAAGCGGTAAGGAAGAATATAAAAACTCATTGCTTGAGTTAGTAGAGCGCCATCTGACGGCAGCCCACGCCCTTATAGCACCCGCTTATTTAACGGAGGCGCTTAAAGTCTTGGAAACGAAATTCCATGAACTAAGTAATGTTCTGGAAGGCATATACCTGATCCATGAACTCTCTCCCAAAACAATGGATCTTATCATGAGTTTTGGGGAACGCCTATGCGCTTTCATCATCTACAATGCCGCCCTCCCGGATATCCCTCAAGCACAATACCTAGATGCACGGGATCTCATTAAAACGGACCGCTCGTTCAATGCGGGCCAAGTAGACTTCGAAAAAACAAACCATAATATCAGACAATACTTCGAAGCATCAAACTCCCTCAACATTATCACGGGCTTCATCGCATCCTCCAAGGAAAACGAAACAACAACGCTTGGACGTGGGGGGTCTGATTATACTGCTGCCATTTTTGGCGCCGCATTGGGTGTAAATGTCATAGAAATATGGACGGATGTGGATGGAGTAATGACCGCTGATCCAAGGAAAGAGCCTTTTGCCTTTACTATCCCGGAAATGAGCTATAAAGAAGCCATGGAAATGTCCTATTTCGGCGCTAAAGTTATCCACCCCCCGACCATTGTGCCTGCATTAGAGAAGAACATTCCATTGCTCATAAAAAACAGCCTCACCCCTACCTCTTCCGGCACATTCATCAGCAGCACAGCATCGAAAAATAACGCGGCCATCTGCGGGATCTCCTCAATCGATAATGTCGTTCTCCTTTCTGTTCAAGGCGGGGGAATGGTCGGCGTTTGCGGTATTGCAAAACGCCTTTTTGGCGCCCTTGCCGAAAAGAACATCAACATTATCCTCATCTCACAAGGTTCATCTGAACATTCTATTTGCTTCGCTGTTTCGGCAGCCTATGGCGATTCAGCTAAAGAAGCTATTGAGAAAGAATTCTCGCTCGAAATGCGGGCCCATATGATCGAAGATGTCATCATGGAGAAAAACCTTTCCGTCATCGCCATCGTAGGCGAAAACATGCGAATGTCTACCGGTACAGCAGGGAAACTGTTCAGCGCTCTAGGAAAAAACGGCATCAACATCATTGCCATTGCACAGGGATCCTCCGAACTGAACATCACAGTCGTAGTAAAAAAGGAAGATGAAGTCAAAGCCATCCGAGCTATTCATGAAGGTTTTTTCTTATCTAAAAAAGCTACGGTCAATGTCTTCCTTATCGGGACAGGACTTATCGGAAAAGCTCTCTTGGAAAATATTCACAATCATTCCAGAATCGATTACGAAGAGCGCAATCTCGATATCCACCTTATCGGCATAGCCAATAGCTCCCATATGGTCTTTAATACCCAAGGCATCCCCTTAGATAACTGGAATGATCTTCTCGACCACTCTACGGAGAAAATGCACATTAAGCATTTCATCGAGAAAATGCAGCACCAAAATACCGTCAATGCTGTCTTTGTGGACTGTACATCCAGTCAAGATATTACCGATCATTATGAGGATATATTGGATACCAATATATCCATCGTCACACCCAATAAAAAAGCCAATTCAGGATCTTACGAAAACTATAAGAAGTTAAATAAACTCTCTTCAAAAAAAGGTGTCGACTTCTCCTACGGCTCCAATGTGGGCGCCGGCCTACCGATTATCAGCACCATCGATGAACTAGTGCGGAGCGGAGATAAAGTCACTAAAATAGAAGCTATCCTATCCGGTACTTTAAGCTTTCTATTTAATACCTTCACTACAGAAACACATTTTTCAGAAACTCTTAAGAACGCCCAAGAGCAGGGATTCACAGAACCTGATCCGAGAGATGACCTTAACGGCATGGATGTCGCCCGTAAGCTGCTTATCCTAGCCAGAGAATGCGGCTACCCTCTTGAAATAAGTGATATCCTTATCGAAAAAATCGTTCCGGAAGAATATTTACAAGCTCCTTCCGTCGCAGAATTCTATTCGAAACTCAAAAGCTACGACCACAAAATGTCAGAGAAATTGCTCCAAGCAAAACAAGCAGGCAAAGTACTGCGCTATGTGGCCAAATTCGAAAATGGAAAAGGCAAAGTCTCCCTCGAAGAGTTAGGAGTCGACCACCCGTTTTACCACCTATCTAAAAATGACAATATCATTGCCATCACTTCCAATTTTTATAAAGATACCCCCCTTGTTATAAAAGGGCAGGGTGCAGGAGCCACAGTAACCGCGGGCAAAATTTTCGGTGATATTGTACGTATAGGTTTAGAACAAATATAG
- the thrC gene encoding threonine synthase, whose amino-acid sequence MLHFYSTQGQCPPATLEEAVMNGLAPDGGLYMPERIPRLPDSFIKQLPALSFHELSYEIAKTLLGESLTENTLLEIIKKSSHFDAPLKKISPGIHSLELFHGPTLSFKDFGAQFMAQLMGYFMQKKDNPLHILVATSGDTGSAIAQAFLDVPSIKVWILYPQGKVSWTQELQLTTMGKNITALEVQGTFDDCQRLVKTAFSDQDLRSKRSLTSANSINIARLIPQSFYYFRGFAQLEDPYLPTVFSVPSGNFGNLAAGIIAQRMGLPIHHFIAATNINDSVPSYLKSGIFTPKPSKHTISNAMDVGNPSNFARLLDLYGNDWTKIRHALFGVSYTDIETENAIHQVFTHNHYILDPHGAVAYLGLQSYLKSKAENINGIFLETAHPAKFAADVEKCIHQKIDIPPNLQETLLKTKYATLIGTDYSELKSLLEGCE is encoded by the coding sequence ATGTTACATTTTTATAGCACACAAGGACAATGTCCGCCCGCTACGCTTGAAGAAGCTGTAATGAATGGCTTAGCTCCCGACGGCGGTCTATACATGCCGGAGCGAATTCCACGCCTTCCTGACAGTTTCATAAAACAACTCCCCGCACTTTCTTTTCATGAACTATCCTATGAAATTGCAAAAACACTTTTAGGCGAATCACTGACTGAAAACACGCTTTTAGAGATCATCAAAAAATCTTCACATTTTGATGCCCCCCTAAAGAAAATATCTCCGGGAATTCATTCCCTAGAGCTTTTTCATGGCCCCACCCTTTCGTTCAAAGATTTTGGAGCTCAATTCATGGCCCAGCTGATGGGTTATTTCATGCAAAAGAAGGATAATCCCCTCCATATCCTTGTTGCAACCTCCGGCGATACGGGCAGTGCTATCGCGCAAGCTTTTTTGGATGTCCCTTCCATAAAAGTATGGATCCTCTATCCTCAAGGAAAAGTGAGCTGGACGCAAGAGCTTCAGCTTACAACAATGGGAAAAAACATCACAGCCCTAGAGGTCCAAGGAACTTTTGACGACTGCCAACGCCTAGTCAAAACTGCCTTTTCAGACCAGGATCTCCGCTCTAAACGTTCTCTGACCTCAGCAAACTCCATTAACATCGCGCGTCTCATCCCTCAAAGCTTTTACTATTTCCGAGGGTTTGCTCAGCTAGAAGACCCTTACCTGCCTACTGTATTTTCAGTTCCATCCGGAAACTTCGGCAACCTAGCCGCAGGCATTATTGCGCAACGCATGGGACTGCCTATCCACCATTTCATCGCCGCCACGAATATCAACGATAGCGTTCCCTCCTATCTGAAAAGTGGAATTTTCACCCCTAAACCCTCTAAGCATACCATTTCCAATGCAATGGATGTAGGCAATCCCAGCAATTTCGCACGTTTATTAGACCTCTATGGAAACGATTGGACTAAGATACGCCATGCCCTTTTTGGGGTAAGCTATACTGACATAGAAACTGAGAATGCCATCCACCAAGTATTCACACATAATCACTATATCTTAGATCCCCACGGAGCTGTAGCGTACTTAGGACTTCAATCTTATTTAAAATCCAAAGCTGAAAACATAAATGGAATATTTTTAGAGACAGCCCACCCGGCCAAATTCGCTGCGGATGTGGAGAAATGCATCCATCAAAAGATAGACATCCCCCCAAACCTCCAGGAAACTCTGCTAAAGACAAAATATGCAACTCTGATTGGAACTGACTACAGCGAACTAAAAAGTTTATTGGAAGGCTGTGAATGA
- the asd gene encoding aspartate-semialdehyde dehydrogenase, producing the protein MKKIPVGILGATGMVGQKFVEMLSSHPWFEISSLAASDRSATKLYKNAMKWSMTTPLQKNIGEMEVLPCEPNLPCKIVFSGLDSSVAGEIEESFAKAGYTVISNSRNHRMDPAVPLIIPEINADHLQLIFQQDFGKGAIVTNPNCSVIGLAMALKPLIDHWGIEAAHVVTLQALSGAGYPGVPSIDILDNVIPFIGGEEDKVETEPLKILGTFHKNKIVPYPIKLSAQCTRVSVSDGHLACVSVKLKKKAHFNDILKAWDSFKSEPQILKLPTAPPQPVVYLEDERHPQPKLHRNTFNGMAVSVGRLRECPLYDWKFVVLSHNTIRGAAGCAILIAELMYKQGYFDGK; encoded by the coding sequence ATGAAAAAAATCCCCGTAGGCATTCTCGGCGCAACAGGAATGGTTGGACAAAAGTTTGTCGAAATGCTTTCGTCACATCCCTGGTTTGAAATCTCCTCCCTCGCCGCTTCCGACCGTTCTGCGACAAAGCTCTACAAAAACGCTATGAAATGGTCTATGACAACGCCCCTCCAAAAAAATATCGGAGAGATGGAGGTCCTTCCCTGCGAACCTAACCTTCCTTGTAAAATCGTTTTTTCGGGCCTTGACTCTAGCGTCGCGGGTGAAATCGAAGAGTCTTTCGCAAAAGCAGGCTACACCGTCATCTCGAATTCACGCAACCACAGAATGGATCCTGCTGTCCCCCTGATCATCCCCGAGATTAACGCAGACCATTTACAGCTTATCTTTCAACAAGACTTCGGTAAAGGCGCCATTGTCACCAATCCAAATTGTTCCGTCATTGGCTTAGCAATGGCTCTTAAACCTTTGATAGACCATTGGGGCATCGAAGCGGCACATGTTGTAACCCTCCAAGCTCTTTCTGGCGCAGGATATCCCGGTGTTCCTAGCATAGACATACTAGACAACGTCATTCCTTTTATCGGGGGGGAAGAAGACAAAGTTGAAACAGAACCCCTAAAAATTCTGGGGACATTCCATAAAAACAAGATTGTACCCTACCCCATCAAACTTAGTGCTCAATGCACACGTGTTTCTGTCTCCGACGGACATTTGGCTTGCGTTTCAGTCAAACTAAAGAAAAAAGCGCACTTTAATGATATCCTTAAAGCTTGGGACTCTTTCAAAAGCGAACCGCAAATATTGAAGCTTCCCACGGCCCCCCCACAACCTGTTGTTTACTTGGAGGACGAAAGACATCCCCAACCCAAACTACACCGTAACACCTTCAACGGAATGGCGGTCTCTGTCGGCCGCTTGCGTGAATGCCCGCTGTATGATTGGAAGTTTGTCGTCCTTTCCCACAATACCATCAGAGGAGCTGCAGGATGCGCCATCCTCATCGCCGAATTAATGTATAAACAAGGCTATTTTGATGGTAAATAA
- the aroE gene encoding shikimate dehydrogenase: MICVAIKGPTFSDARHQISLALQYADIIELRLDLFNTLDLQALEALRNEHSIPMIFTLRNLDQGGHYLHSETNRLQDIERIAQLKPEYLDIEYNVSPSFIEKIATQYPDTKLILSYHNTKSTPDNLDAIWEIMRSIRAHWYKIAVMANSPLDALRLAIWSKEHSNIIAISMGSHGQFTRIIAPFLNAPLTYACVEESKDSATAPGQLCGPLLIERYNYRKLNSQSQIYCLIGNPVDKSLSDLTHNHLFKQLDINAVYVKIALTPEELPKFLHLAKQLPIQGLSVTMPLKEHIVPLLDEVDHEASAIGAVNTLVLENGKYKGYNTDCRGALNAIESQIPVRNKKLVVIGAGGAAKSIVYEALQRGAHVTVANRTVEKAEKISKKFHCNYCSLENLSSVALTGYDIIINTTPESLPIKEKDLLYKTVAMDIKTRPQYTDFLNLAHSKQCKLVFGYQMFIEQALGQYKLWFGNILNIEECRRILLKKTQKILA, encoded by the coding sequence ATGATTTGTGTAGCCATCAAAGGGCCCACGTTTAGCGACGCACGCCATCAAATATCCCTAGCACTGCAGTATGCTGACATTATTGAACTGCGTCTTGATCTTTTTAACACTCTGGATCTGCAAGCTTTGGAAGCTCTAAGAAATGAACACTCCATTCCTATGATATTTACCCTAAGAAACTTAGATCAAGGCGGTCACTACCTACACTCCGAAACAAACCGACTACAAGATATCGAGCGCATAGCACAACTCAAGCCGGAATACTTGGATATCGAATATAATGTTTCCCCCTCCTTTATTGAAAAAATTGCTACGCAATACCCGGACACCAAACTCATCCTCTCGTACCACAACACAAAATCAACACCCGACAATCTTGATGCGATTTGGGAAATAATGCGCAGTATCCGTGCACATTGGTACAAAATTGCTGTCATGGCTAATAGTCCCCTTGATGCCTTAAGATTAGCTATCTGGTCTAAAGAGCACTCTAACATCATCGCAATTAGTATGGGCAGCCATGGCCAATTCACCCGTATCATAGCTCCCTTTTTAAACGCACCCCTTACATATGCGTGCGTTGAAGAAAGCAAAGATTCCGCCACTGCACCCGGCCAGCTCTGCGGCCCTCTGCTCATAGAACGCTATAACTACCGCAAATTAAACAGCCAATCACAGATATACTGCTTAATAGGTAATCCTGTAGATAAAAGCCTAAGTGACCTAACACACAATCACTTGTTCAAACAACTCGATATCAACGCCGTTTACGTTAAAATCGCTTTAACTCCTGAAGAACTACCAAAGTTTTTACACCTTGCAAAACAACTTCCTATACAAGGCCTAAGTGTCACAATGCCCCTTAAGGAACACATTGTCCCTTTATTAGATGAAGTAGATCATGAAGCTTCTGCTATCGGTGCCGTAAATACGCTTGTTCTTGAGAATGGAAAATATAAGGGATATAATACTGACTGCAGGGGAGCACTCAATGCTATTGAAAGCCAGATTCCTGTTAGGAATAAAAAGCTTGTCGTCATCGGAGCCGGAGGAGCAGCCAAATCCATTGTTTATGAAGCCTTACAACGTGGCGCTCATGTCACTGTGGCCAATCGCACTGTCGAAAAAGCAGAGAAAATATCAAAAAAATTCCATTGCAATTATTGCTCCCTAGAAAACTTAAGCTCTGTCGCACTCACAGGATACGACATTATCATTAATACCACTCCGGAATCCCTACCCATAAAAGAAAAAGACCTACTCTATAAAACCGTAGCTATGGATATTAAAACACGCCCCCAATACACCGATTTTCTAAATCTTGCTCATAGCAAACAATGCAAACTAGTCTTCGGCTATCAAATGTTCATCGAACAAGCTCTAGGGCAATATAAGCTGTGGTTTGGAAATATTCTTAATATAGAAGAATGCCGAAGAATTTTGCTGAAAAAGACGCAAAAGATCCTAGCATAG
- the aroB gene encoding 3-dehydroquinate synthase — MMQNLQLSLAVNSPTYEINICCGLLFDHKALLHTLKPLAHRFALITHPTIASLYGNELTKLLNAQGMDTVQLTFPSGEENKNRETKEKIENQLFEQGFGADSCIIALGGGVVTDLSGFIAATYCRGIPHVLIPTSLLAMVDASIGGKTGVNVPYGKNMLGCIYQPRKILIDPTVLSSLPQSEVRNGVAEMIKHALIADKGYFDFLKQNPRQLLTIDFNATQTAIYGSCKIKKEIVEKDPHSKGIRNLLNLGHTVGHAIESVTHYSIPHGEAVAIGIMTECYLAHLMGILSMDTVEKIHQIFLDYALPFKLPSHISFDALFKAMTLDKKAIKNTPRFALIEEIGKPYSSQGDFCITVDLLHINKALHWMIHDLCSHQRAHV, encoded by the coding sequence ATGATGCAGAACCTCCAACTCTCCTTAGCAGTTAACTCTCCCACCTATGAGATCAATATTTGCTGCGGCTTACTGTTTGACCATAAGGCCCTGCTTCATACTTTAAAGCCTTTGGCCCATCGTTTCGCACTGATCACACACCCGACCATAGCATCCTTATATGGAAATGAATTGACTAAACTCCTCAATGCTCAGGGAATGGATACTGTCCAGTTGACTTTCCCCAGTGGGGAAGAAAACAAAAACCGCGAAACGAAAGAGAAAATTGAAAACCAACTTTTTGAACAGGGCTTCGGCGCCGATTCTTGCATCATCGCCCTAGGTGGTGGAGTCGTTACCGACCTTTCCGGCTTTATTGCTGCTACCTACTGCCGTGGCATTCCCCACGTCCTAATTCCAACCTCACTATTAGCGATGGTCGACGCAAGCATAGGCGGTAAAACAGGCGTCAACGTACCCTACGGAAAAAACATGTTAGGGTGCATATACCAACCGCGTAAAATCCTAATTGACCCTACAGTACTCTCCAGCTTACCTCAATCGGAAGTACGCAACGGCGTCGCAGAAATGATCAAACACGCCTTGATTGCTGACAAAGGCTATTTCGATTTTTTGAAACAAAATCCTCGCCAGCTCCTAACAATAGATTTCAATGCAACTCAAACAGCAATATACGGAAGTTGTAAGATAAAAAAAGAGATTGTAGAAAAAGACCCGCATTCCAAAGGAATAAGGAATCTGCTCAATTTAGGACATACTGTAGGCCACGCCATCGAATCCGTCACCCATTATTCCATCCCGCACGGAGAGGCGGTAGCCATTGGTATCATGACAGAATGCTATTTGGCTCATCTGATGGGAATCTTGTCCATGGATACTGTCGAAAAAATCCACCAAATATTCTTGGACTATGCATTGCCTTTCAAGCTACCTTCACACATATCTTTTGATGCATTATTCAAAGCCATGACCTTGGATAAAAAGGCCATTAAAAATACACCCCGTTTTGCATTGATCGAAGAAATCGGCAAGCCCTACTCTTCACAAGGTGACTTCTGCATTACTGTCGACCTGCTTCACATCAATAAAGCCTTACATTGGATGATCCATGATTTGTGTAGCCATCAAAGGGCCCACGTTTAG
- a CDS encoding dienelactone hydrolase family protein, producing the protein MLSGNLTKYDCDNKEFEGFIAYPKEEGDKIIILAHAWAGRDDFICEAAKKIASWGYIGFAWDLYGEGIVGKSPEENTRLKNVLLNDRELLKKRLVESYAQAQRLKPTAKIGVMGFGFGGLCALDLMRCGVRLNAVVSVYGHFSPPGWKTSLLHPPKTLILHGMNDKIEPIEKLREFSIEMNKLEVEWTAHLYGGTMHAFMNPQVNLPEQGLCYNGTSADAVWRDAKIFFDQNM; encoded by the coding sequence ATGTTGTCAGGTAATCTTACTAAATACGATTGTGATAATAAAGAATTTGAAGGCTTTATAGCCTATCCCAAAGAAGAGGGCGATAAAATCATTATTTTAGCACATGCTTGGGCTGGAAGAGATGATTTTATTTGCGAAGCTGCAAAAAAGATAGCGTCATGGGGATATATTGGCTTTGCATGGGATTTGTATGGAGAGGGAATTGTGGGTAAGTCCCCGGAAGAAAATACCCGATTGAAAAATGTTCTTTTGAACGATCGAGAGCTCCTTAAAAAGCGGTTAGTAGAATCCTATGCGCAAGCACAAAGATTAAAACCCACTGCGAAAATTGGTGTGATGGGCTTTGGTTTTGGAGGATTATGCGCGTTGGATTTAATGAGGTGCGGTGTCAGGTTAAATGCTGTGGTTTCTGTTTATGGTCATTTTTCACCACCGGGATGGAAAACCAGCCTTCTACACCCGCCAAAAACACTCATCTTGCATGGGATGAATGATAAAATAGAACCTATAGAAAAGCTCCGAGAGTTTTCAATAGAAATGAATAAGTTAGAAGTGGAGTGGACAGCGCACCTTTATGGAGGGACGATGCATGCTTTTATGAACCCACAAGTGAATTTGCCGGAGCAGGGGCTGTGTTACAACGGAACATCAGCCGATGCAGTGTGGAGGGATGCTAAAATATTCTTCGATCAAAATATGTAG
- a CDS encoding homoserine kinase has translation MVNKIKVFAPATVANVACGFDIFGFALDFPGDIVTATLTSKPGVTISSISGDGSTLSHDPQKNTAGVGVIKLLASLQSSQGIDLALQKKMPLGSGLGSSAASAAASLFAANTLLGSPLKLHELVPFAMEAEKAACGAAHADNVAPSLLGGFVLIRSYNPLDLIQIPINTPLFCCVLHPKIEIHTETARGILKKEVSLAQLVEQSGNAAGLITGLILGDPRLISRSLQDVVVEPVRASLIPGFHTIKSAALSAGALGCSISGSGPSIFALASDKRDLEVIGNAMQKACHAEGIENELFLSSINMQGPKIL, from the coding sequence ATGGTAAATAAGATCAAGGTCTTTGCTCCAGCCACGGTAGCCAATGTAGCCTGCGGGTTTGACATCTTCGGATTTGCTCTGGATTTTCCCGGTGATATTGTCACAGCCACATTGACTTCAAAACCTGGTGTGACCATTTCATCGATCTCGGGAGACGGTTCCACCCTCTCTCATGACCCTCAAAAAAATACCGCAGGTGTAGGTGTGATCAAGCTCTTAGCCTCTCTGCAGTCATCCCAAGGTATAGACTTGGCACTCCAAAAAAAAATGCCTTTAGGCAGTGGCCTAGGCTCCAGTGCAGCCAGCGCTGCAGCAAGCCTTTTTGCTGCAAATACTCTTTTAGGATCACCCTTAAAACTGCATGAATTGGTCCCCTTTGCAATGGAGGCTGAAAAAGCAGCCTGTGGCGCAGCCCACGCAGACAACGTAGCCCCTTCCCTTTTAGGGGGCTTTGTCCTCATACGCAGCTATAACCCCCTCGACTTAATACAGATCCCCATTAATACTCCCCTCTTTTGCTGTGTTCTCCACCCTAAAATTGAAATACATACTGAAACTGCCAGAGGAATTTTAAAAAAAGAAGTTTCTTTAGCTCAACTTGTCGAACAATCGGGCAATGCTGCCGGACTTATCACCGGACTGATCCTCGGCGACCCCCGCCTCATCAGCCGGAGCCTGCAAGATGTTGTCGTCGAACCAGTCCGGGCCTCACTCATTCCCGGTTTTCATACCATCAAATCCGCCGCTCTTTCTGCCGGCGCTTTAGGATGCAGCATCTCCGGTTCAGGCCCTTCTATTTTTGCTTTAGCATCTGACAAAAGGGATTTAGAAGTTATCGGGAACGCCATGCAAAAGGCTTGCCACGCAGAGGGTATTGAAAACGAACTATTCCTTTCTTCTATCAATATGCAAGGCCCAAAGATTCTATGA